DNA from Gemmatimonadetes bacterium SCN 70-22:
GCCTCGGCCCTGCAGCCGGGCGAGCATGGGACGACGTTCGGCGGTGGGCCGTTCGTCGCCACCGTGGCCCTGCACGTCTTCGAGCGACTGTCGGATCCGCAGCTCCTGGCGCACGTGCGCGAGGTAGGGGCGTGGTTCGGGGACCAGCTGCACGGGATTGCCGCGCGCACGGCGCGCGCGCGCGCCGTGCGCGGCGCGGGCCTCATGTGGGGGATCGACGTCGTGGAGCCGGCGGCCGAAATCATCGCACGCGCGCGGGAGGCGGGGCTCCTCCTCGTCTCAGCTGGCGAGCACACCGTGCGCCTGCTCCCGCCACTGGTCGCGACACGCGAGGAGCTCGCGCGCGGGTTGACCATTCTCGAAGGGGTGATGGCCGCGGGGTAGGCAACTGCGGCCCCCGCATCGCCCCCTGCGTTCAGAACGCGATGCCGATGGTGATGGGGATCGTGCGCATGTCGTTGAAGCGCGCCTTCCCTTCACCGATCGAGAGGTTCTGCAGGCGTCCCTCGACGAAGCCGGTCAGCGAGCGGAGGCGGACGCGGACTCCTGCACCGCCATTGTAGGTCAGCGCCGTGTCGCTCACGTCGTTGGCCGACTCGGTTGCTCCGGTGCTCAGCCGGCTGGCGCCGACTCCGCCGATGAGATAGAAACCGCCGACCAGCGGGAGCTCGATGTTTCCGATGAGGCCGAGCGCCGATGACACGCCGCTCCCGCCACTTCCGTCACCCGGGATGGTGCGCGCGAGCAGCGGCACGGGGGTGCGTTCGTCGAGTGACGGGGCCACGGCGAGCGGCACGACCTCGGCAACGCGGTTCTTGAGCGAGAAGCGCTGGTAGCTGACCTCGGGGCGCAAGCGGATTCCCTGCCCTGCGAACCTGACGATCAGGGAGACGTCTCCGTGGATGCCGAGCTTGTGGTAATCCCCGAAGGCGCCGGTCGGGAGCGCCGTACCTGCGGACACCACGACGGACACCGGGCGTGACGGTTCGGCATGCCACTGGGCCCGCAATGGAACGGTCACCATGCTGCTGGCGGCGAGCATCATCAGGGCGATCGACGAGGTGTGTGTCATGCGGGACTCCGTGAAGCCGGGGCGGCGCGAGCACGACGCGGCGGGTGGCAGGGCCGGTGTGCGACCTCATGCAAATGTACGGATCCTTGACGGCCCTCCACCACGCCCCGGCGCTAGATTCCGAGATCGTCCACCCCGGGGTCACAGTTTCCCATGACGTGTCGGTTCCTGATCGCCATCGCTCCGCTCCTGCTCGTGTCATCGCGGGGAGCGGCCCAATCGCGCCCGGCCCTGCCCGCCAAGCCGCGCCTCGTGGTGCACGTGGCGGTCGACCAGCTGCGGCCGGACTATCTCGATGCGTACGCCGGGCAGTTCACGGGGGGCTTCGCTCGCCTGCTGCGTGGCGGGGCCTACTTCCCCAACGGGTTCCAGGACCACGGCATCACCGAGACGGCCCCGGGGCACTCGACGATGATGGCGGGGCGATTCCCCCGTGGCACGGGGATCGTCGCGAACGACGCCGGCGTCCTCGACATCCAGTCCCCCCTGGTGGGGGCCCCCGGCGATCCCGCGTCCCCCTTCCGCTTTCGCGGGACGGTGCTCGGTGACTGGCTGCGCTTCGCGGACCCTCGTTCGCGCCTCCTGTCGGTGTCGCGCAAGGATCGCAGCGCCATCCTCCCGTTAGGCCGCGCGAAGGGGGAGGCGTACTGGTACGCGCCCAAGGCGGGGATCTTCACCACGAGCCGCTGGTACGCCGACACCCTTCCGACGTGGCTCCAGCGGTTCAATGCGCGGCGCCTGCCGCAGTCCCATGCCGGGAAGACGTGGGAGCTGCTCCTGCCGGCGTCGTCGTATCCGGAGCCGGATAGCGTGGCCGTCGAGGCGACGGGGGCTGCGTACACCTTTCCGCACCGGCTTCCCTCCGACACGGCGGCAGCGGTCGAGGGGCTGAAGGACTTCCCCGTGATGGACGAGATCACGCTGCAGCTGGCGCTGCAAGCGGTACAGGCGCGCGAACTGGGCGCCGATCGTACGCGCACGGATTTCCTCTCGGTCTCGCTGTCCACCACCGACGCCATCGGCCACAAGTACGGCCCGGACTCGCGCGAGCTGCACGACCAACTGGTGCGGCTCGATCGATACCTCGGAGGGTTCCTCGACTCGCTCTACGCGCTGCGCGACTCGTCGTCGATCGTCATCTCCCTCACGTCAGACCACGGCGTCGCGCCGTACCCCGACAGTGGCTTCGTGACGCGCTATCGCAGCGTCCCTGGCGGGCGGGTCGATCCACGCCCACTCGTCTCGACGCTCCGCCAGGCGCTGGCCAGGGCCGGCGTGGACAGCAGCGGCTATCTATGGGACGATGGCGTCCTCTACCTCGATTCGATCCCGTTCGCGCGGGCGCGCGTGAATCGCGACTCGGTGGCCCGGGTGTTCGCCCGGCGCATGGCGCGGGTCGAGGGCGTGATGCGAGCCGACCTGTACGCCGACCTCGTGAAGCGCGGCCCCGGGGCCGACGTGATCACGCGTCGCTGGCTGCACATGTTTCCCCCCGACCTCCCGGTGGCGGTCGTGGTCACGCTCAGGCCGTACTGGTACCTGGCGGGAAAGCGGGATGCGAGCCATGGCACACCGCACGACTACGACGCGCGCGTCCCGGTTCTCTTCTACGGAGCGGGCATCAGGCCGGGGCGCTACGCGGATACGGTGCGTGTGGTGGACATCGCGCCGACGTTGGCCCGGCTGGCCGGCGTGCGGCCGATGGAGCGCCTCGACGGCAAGGTCCTGACCCGGGTGCTACGCTAGCGATGCACCGTCGTCCCATCGTGAAGGCGGCGTTCGACCAGGCGCGCTTCGGGGCGACACGCATCCTCAACGTGCGCGACCCGCTCCTGAGCGGCGCGGAAGCGGTGCGCCGTGCCGATGGGTGGATTCGCGCCAAGCAGGTGGAGCGCGCCGAGGAAGTCCTGGTGATCACCGGGCGCGGCGCCGGGAGCCCGGGGCAGGAGCCGGTCGTCCGCGAAGCGGTGCGGAAGCTCCTGGGCCGCTTGCGACGGCAAGGCGTCGTTGCGGAGTTCCGCGAGCATACGCCCGGGTCGTTCGCGGTGCGGCTCGCCTCGCTGCGCGCGATGTTCGAGGCGCCCCCGCGCACGCGCGATGGGGGCGCATCCCGACCCTCCCGCCGTGCCGCCCGGACACCTGCCACGCTCCCCGGCCTGGAGCCCGAGACCCTGGCGCTGCTCCGCCGCCTCGCGATCCATTCCCTCGACTCGTTGGGAATTGCGGCGCCGGACGAGGCATTCATCGGGAACGAGATGGCGCGAAAGTTCTCGCTCCTGGCACGCGCCGCGGGCGGCCAGCCGTCCGAGGACATGCTGCGCACCGCGTTGCATCACGCCCTGCTGGAGTACGAGGACGGCGACGCCTGATGGCGCGTCCGTCTCTCCTCCCCCCGACCTCCCACCACTTCGAGGACGCCGTGACTTTGCTGCGTTTGTCGTTAGGTCTCTCCCTCCTCGCCGCCCCGATCGGCGCGCAGGACATCACCGGATTCACGCGCGCCCAGGCTGACCGCCAGCGGCAACTGGAGCGCGCGGCGACGTCGGTCCCCTCGCCCGAGCGGGCGCAGGCGCACTCACGCGCCCTCTCGGCGGAACCCCACGTGGCCGGGACACCGGCGCAGGCGCGCACGCGCGACTACGTCATCGACCAGATGAAGGCGATGGGATTGGAGACGGAGGTGCGACAGTACGAGATCTGGATGCCGCACCCGACGAGCGTTCGCGTGTGGCGGGTGGATGGTGGCGGGCGCGAGCTCGACCTGCGAGAGGGCAAGGTGGCAGGCGACCTCACGCTCGGCTCGACGGGGGAAGTCCCCCCCATCAACGGTTACGCCGGGAGCGGCGACGTGAGCGGCGAGGTCGTCTTCGTCAACTACGGTCTCATCGAGGACTACGAGCAGCTGAAGGCGTTGGGGGTCTCGGTTCGGGGGAAGATCGCGGTGGCACGCTACGGGCGCAGCTTTCGGGGGATCAAGGCTCGCGAGGCGGAGCGCAACGGCGCCATCGCCCTCATCCTCTACTCCGACCCGCAGGACGACGGGTACGTGCGTGGCGACGTGTATCCCGAGGGGGCGATGCGCCCGCCGCAGGGGATCCAGCGGGGGGGCGTCGCCAACGGGAACGGCGACCCGACCACGCCGGGATGGGCGAGCGTCGCCGGGGCGCGCCGCCTCCCGGTGGCAGAGCTGAACGTGCCGAGAATCCCTGTCGTCCCGATCGGGTACGGGAACGCCGCGGAGCTGTTGCGCGACCTGCGTGGGACGGCGATCCCTGCGGGCTGGCAGGGAGGGCTCCCGTTCCGCTATCACGTGGGACCTGGTCCGGTGCGGGCGCGCGTGGCCATCGCGACCGACACGGCAACGCGAGCCTACAAGACGATCTGGAACACCTATGGGACGGTGCGTGGAAGTGAGCTTCCCGACGAACTGGTGATCATCGGAGCGCATCGCGATTCGTGGGGGCCCGGCGCCGCAGACAACGTGAGCGGCACCGTGAGCGTCCTCGAGGCGGCCCGGGCGGTGATGGAGCAGGTACGGCGCGGCGAGCGCCCGCGGCGCACCCTCGTCTTCGCGACGTGGGATGCGGAGGAGTGGGGACTGATCGGCTCCACCGAGTACGTGGAGGACGACTCGCTGCGCCTCATGCGCGGGGCAGTGGCATACCTCAACCAGGATGTCGCGGCGCAAGGAAGTGCGTTCGGGGGAGGGGGGTCGCCCTCTCTCCGCGCCGTCCTGCGCGACGTGGTGCGCCAGGTCGACGACCCAAAAGGGGGAAGCATCTATGCCAACTGGCGTGCCTCGGCGCGGCTCGCGAGCGATACGCTGGAGCCCCCGATGGGTGATCCGGGGGGTGGGTCCGATTTCGCGGGCTTCTACAACCACCTGGGGATCCCGCATTCCGACTGGGGGTTTGGCGGGGCGGGAGGCGTGTATCACTCGATGTTCGACTCGTTCGCGTGGATGTCGCGCTTCGGCGACCCCGGATTCTCGTATCACGCGGCGGCGGCGCGCGTAGGTGCCGCGATGCTCCTGCGCCTGGCGAACGCCGAGATCCTCCCATACGACTACGTCGAGTACGCACGGACGATGCGGCGGTACCTGCCGCCCCTGACACAGGCGGTTGCAGCTGCTGGCGGCGGCGTGGACCTGGCGCCCCTCGCGAGCGCGATCGCGGACATGGAGGCAGCGGCGAGCGCGTTCGGGGCGGCCCGGGACGCCGCCCTGGCCGGCGCTCCCCTCCCCGGTGCCTTCCGGGTGGCCAACGAGGCGCTGCTCGGGGTCGAGCGGGCGCTCACGCGCCCGGAGGGGCTCCGCTCACGCCCGTGGTTCCGCAACCTCATCTACGCTGCCGACGAGGACAACGGGTACTCGACGGTCGTCTTTCCGTCGGTGAACGAGGCGCTGCGCCGCCGCGACCTCGCGCTGGCGCGCGCCGAGCTTGCCGACCTGGCGGGGCGGTTTGTCGCCGCCAGCCGCAAGCTGGATGAGGCGCGCGCAGCCCTCGGCGCTGCAGGGCAGCGTTAGGGTAGAGGCGCCCCCACGGGGGCGCCTCGCCGTCCGCGGATCGGCCGGCGCGGGGTGGTGGTGATCACCATGGGGCGGTCGGCGCGCGGCGAAAGATGACGGCGAGGGCAACGAGGAGCGCCAGCGCCAGCACCGCCGTGGTCAGGACCACGAGGAACCGCCCCGGCTCACGCGGCTCGCGCAGCTCGCTCGGCGCGCCGGGCGGAACGGCATTGCGGGAGACCACGCGCCCGGGGAGTTGGGCCTGCCGTCGAATGCGGGCGAGCACGTCGGCGTTCACTGCGACGTCGGCCGCGGTCGGCGCCGTACGCTCCCGAGCGATGACATCCCACTCCTCCGCGACGTCCCCCGGCGACGCAACGGCTTCTGCGAGGGTGGCGGGTTCAGGAGGAGCGACGCTCGGTGCCTCCAATGTCACGAGGGGTTCGCCCACCCCCTCCGCCGCCCGCTCGAGCCCGGATCCCGGTTCGAGCCCGGATCCCGGCTCGAGCGCTGACGCCGGCCCGAGCTCCGATTCTGGCCCGAGCTCGATCGACTGCTCGCCGGGCATTTCCTCGCCGCACGGCTCCTCGAACGCGGGCGGGGACACGGCTTGCGACTCGGCGGGAGTGTGGCGACGGGCGACGTACGCGCGCGGCAGGACCTTCCCGCCACCGGCGCTCGCGCGTGGGTGCGCGGCAGACCGCGAGACTCGGAACGCCGATGGTGGCTGGCGCCGAAGCGGGGGGAGGATGGTGCGCACTTCCTCACGGGCCGCCCCAGGCGACGGGGGAGCGCCCCCAGGCGGGACGGGTGCCACGGGAATTGCGCCTGACGGTTCGCGCCCCGGCTTCACGGTGCGCGGCGTCGGCGGGGCGGCCGTCGTCGGGCGAGGCGCTGCGGGCGCCGGTGCCGCGGACGAACGGGCCGGGATCGTGCGCGATCCCTCGCCCGCCCGCTCGCCGATCGTCGGAACGCCCCCTCGCGATTCGCCTCGGCGCGGTTCACCTGCCATCCATGGCTCATGCCCCCCGTGAGCCGGGTGGAGGCGGGCGAGTGCCTCGCCCCCTCCACCCCGTGCCGCAGTTGAGGAACCGGCCACGCGTGCGGAGGCCCAGTATCCCACGGCCCGCGCTGGGGCAGGGATCGCGGCCACGGCGTTTGCCGGTGTCACAGCGAAGAGGCGCTCCCTGACGCGCGACCGGGCGCTGTCGATCGGCACGGCGCCGGGGAAGCGCACGCGTCCCGAGGGTCCGCGCGATCCCTCTCCCGCTCCTTGGCGGGCCTGCGAAGCGATTCCGGGGCGCGAGGTGTCCGCGAGCTGCCCCGCCTGCCGCTGGGTGCCGCCCGGTTGCAAGCGGTCGTCTCGCACATCCCCGGCGCCCGGCGCCGACGGCGCTGCACTCACAGACCGCTCACGTCCGCGCTCGGGCGCCGAGATCGGCTCCTGGACGACGACGACCAGGTCATGCTCGACGACTGGCGTGGGCGAACGGGGTGGCTCGTGCCGCAGGATCTCCTCTCGTCCGGCCGGACCACGGTGTGCGCGATCGCCAAACCCGCCGCAGCAGGCGCACCCGAGGCGGGGCGAAAGGTCGATCAGGACGTTTTCGTTCCCGAGGAGATACTCCGCGACCTCACTGGGGAATGCCTCTTCCGTGATCGTCACCAGTCGGCATTCAGGGGCGCGCGACTCGAGCGCGCGAGGGGCCGGGCAGCCGCCGGGAAGGGAGAAGTGTCGGCGGCGATCGGGAGGGACGATCGAGTCGGAGATGGCGGGTTGGCGATCGAGCGCGATCCCGCGATCGGCCAGGAGCCGGAGGAAGTCGTGGGGAGCAACCCGCACGTCGATGGACGGGTCGCGCGCGTCGGGGCAGCCGCCGATCACGGTGATGCGCAGCGACAGCGCCGGCTGCAACGCGCGCAGGTACCGGGCGGTGGCGACCGCCGGTGCCACCAGCGACAGGAGGAACGGGGCGAGCTCGCTGCCGGAGGCCAGGAGGCGCGAGCGCAATGTCGGACACGCACAGAACACCGCAGGGGCCCCCCCGCGCGCGCTCACCGCCCGCAGCGCCTCCTCCGCCACCACCTCCTCGCCCCAGCTGACGGGCACGACGAGGTCGTACCCGCACGTCAGGATCGCGTGGGCCAGCTGCAAGGGTCGGGCGGGGAGCGCCGCCAGGACGGCGTCGTTGCCGACTATGGCGACCTCGTAGGGCCGCACGGGCGTGTCGGCCGGGGGGCGGGGCGACATCGGGGCGGGAGGGACGTGCAGACGAGCTCAGCGATTTACCAAGGAACGTGAAAATGCCGCGCGTGTCCAGATAATTCGCCCGGTATATTCTGCCCATGTTACCCCTTTCCATGCCAGCCAATCCGCTCCCCGATCTCGTGGCGGCCGAGTACCTGCGGTACGGTCGCCAAATCTCCCTCCCCTCGTTCGGCGAAGAGGGGCAGCGCCGGCTGCGGGGCAGCCATGTCCTCCTGGTGGGCGCCGGTGGCCTTGGATCGCCAGCGGCCACGTACCTCGCCGCTGCCGGGGTGGGCGCCCTCACGATCATCGACTTCGACCGCGTAGAACCCTCGAACCTTCACCGACAACCACTGTTTGGTGAATCGGCGATCGGTCGTTCCAAGGTCGAAGCGGCCCGCGCTCGGCTGGCGGACCTGAACCCGCACGTACAGCTCGAGATCGTGGACGCCAAGTTGTCCTCGCACAATGCGTTGGACCTTGTATCGCGTTGCGACGTCGTGGTGGACGGGAGCGACAACTTCCCAACGCGATATCTCGTCAACGACGCGTGCGTCCTTGCCGGGCGCCCCAACGTCTACGCCTCGGTCCTGCGCTTCGACGGTCAGCTGTCGGTGTTGGGTGCGCCCGACGGTCCCTGCTATCGCTGCCTCTTTCCCGAGCCGCCACCTCCGGGGACGGTTCCAAGCTGCGCCGAGGCTGGGGTGCTCGGGGTGCTCCCCGGGCTGCTGGGAACGATGCAGGCCCTGGAAGCCATCAAGCTGCTGAGTGGCGTGGGGAGCGTTGCCGTCGGACGGCTCATCCTGGTCGATGCCCTGCGCCTGGAGTTCCGCTCCATCACGGTGCGGCGTGAGCCGTCGTGTCCGGCCTGCGGAACTCGCACGCTCGGCGCGCTCGTGGACTACGAGGATTTCTGCGGGATCTCGGCGGCGGGAGCGAGCGAGGGGGCTGACGCGGATGGTCGGGTCATGCCACCTCCCGGCGACGGGGGATGGGCGGGCGCGCGAGAATTGCACCCGGCGGAACTCGCCAGGCGCGTGGCGGAAGGGATCCGCTTCACGCTGGTCGACGTGCGTGAGCCGTGGGAGTGGAAGATCGGGCACATCGCTGGCGCGCGGCACATCCCGCTCGGGAGCGTCACGGGGGCGGTGACGACGCTCGACCGGGGGGAGGAGATCGTGGTCTACTGCCACCACGGCGTGCGATCGCTGGCGGCCGCGGGCTTCCTTGCCGAGCAGGGATTCCGACGACTCTGGAACCTGTCGGGCGGCATCGACCGATACGCGGTCGAAGTGGACCCGTCGATGCCGCGCTACTGAGCGCGTGACGAGGACCCTGGCAGCCGTCGTGGCCGGCGGGATCGCCGCCGTCACGCTCGCGGGCGTGCGCCGGCGGCATGCGCGCACGCGCGCCGAAGGTGCGTGGCGCCTTGCACATCCGGTTGCGGCTGACGGCATCGTGCCCGGGGCCGGGGCGATCGCGCTCGACGGCGGTGCACGTGCTGTCCTCCTGCTTCACGGCTTCGGCGACACACCACAGACGCTCCGCCGCCAGGCGCTCGCCCTTCATGCGACCGGGTGGACCGTGCGGGCGCCGCTCCTCCCCGGACACGGGCGGACTCTCGAAGCGTTTCGCGCATCGGATGCCGCGGCGTGGACCGGCGCCGCCCGAGCTGCGTACGAGTCCCTGTGCCGCGTGCATGAGCAGGTGGCGGTGGTGGGGCTCTCGATGGGTGGGGCGATCGCGGTGCAGCTCAGTGCCGGGCAGCGCCCCCCCTCGGCGCTGGTCCTCCTCGCCCCCTACCTCGAAGTGGGGGGCAGGGGACGGCTGTGGACGTCGCTCTGGCCGCTCTGGTCGCTCTGGCGGGCCTGGATTCCGAGCGATCCGGCCTCCTCGATCCGCGATCCACTCGCGCGAGGGGAGTCGCTGGGCTACGGGCATGCGTCACCGCGGCTGCTGCGCGAGCTCCGTCGCGTGGTGGACTGGGCGCGAGCGGCCTCCGGCCGGGTGCGCGCT
Protein-coding regions in this window:
- a CDS encoding molybdenum cofactor biosynthesis protein MoeB is translated as MLPLSMPANPLPDLVAAEYLRYGRQISLPSFGEEGQRRLRGSHVLLVGAGGLGSPAATYLAAAGVGALTIIDFDRVEPSNLHRQPLFGESAIGRSKVEAARARLADLNPHVQLEIVDAKLSSHNALDLVSRCDVVVDGSDNFPTRYLVNDACVLAGRPNVYASVLRFDGQLSVLGAPDGPCYRCLFPEPPPPGTVPSCAEAGVLGVLPGLLGTMQALEAIKLLSGVGSVAVGRLILVDALRLEFRSITVRREPSCPACGTRTLGALVDYEDFCGISAAGASEGADADGRVMPPPGDGGWAGARELHPAELARRVAEGIRFTLVDVREPWEWKIGHIAGARHIPLGSVTGAVTTLDRGEEIVVYCHHGVRSLAAAGFLAEQGFRRLWNLSGGIDRYAVEVDPSMPRY